A region from the Spirochaetaceae bacterium genome encodes:
- a CDS encoding phosphatidylglycerol lysyltransferase, whose amino-acid sequence MNYPKEQIVDELNKTILSASGFRKEFGDGQLIKDTDSYLTMAAACSFARFLRSEVGNSAKLIISSDSRPSGPALQNLVYFVFSTLGLKVTSLPVCALPELSSIVRAGGYDGFFYISASHNPPADNGFKFGLSDGAVLAANKCKLVINYFKNLILNPSEEFLKLTGIYSKVTIKNLAIAHNSYQQTMLATLGNEQVVAAIKLSLARKPLGVVIDYNGSARINSIDREFLKDLGIKSVTINHQLGRFAHDIIPEGENLEPARKLLEREHQNDSDYLLGFCPDCDGDRGNLVYYDEAKQQAVTMGAQLVFALSVLSELAYLSYLNTEMTKVAVVANCATSLRINAICTAFGVKLFTTETGEANVVGKAAALREEGYTVRILGEGSNGGNITYPNVIRDPLSTLCSLIKLLAVPQLYQLWCTASGQSYEAHFTLADIIAGLPNYSTTSIASAENMLQVKSSPKLKAAYEEAFIAQWPQLQTIFTEFGYTVTNYQFINYEGQTERAGKGSRSGDESGGLRTIFYNEDIPLGFFWLRGSKTEPVMRIMVDIKDGNPALLSRLQSFLTGLIIG is encoded by the coding sequence ATGAACTACCCTAAAGAACAAATTGTAGACGAACTTAATAAAACAATTTTATCGGCCAGCGGTTTTCGCAAAGAGTTTGGCGATGGTCAATTAATTAAAGATACCGATAGCTATTTAACTATGGCTGCCGCCTGTAGTTTTGCCCGTTTTTTACGGAGCGAGGTTGGCAATAGTGCCAAGCTAATTATTAGCAGTGATAGCAGGCCAAGCGGCCCGGCCTTACAAAATTTAGTTTACTTTGTTTTTAGTACGTTGGGGTTAAAAGTTACCTCGTTACCGGTGTGCGCTTTGCCGGAGCTTTCTAGTATTGTACGTGCCGGTGGTTACGATGGCTTTTTTTATATTTCGGCCAGCCATAATCCGCCTGCCGATAATGGCTTTAAGTTTGGCCTAAGTGATGGAGCCGTACTTGCCGCTAATAAATGCAAATTAGTTATTAATTATTTTAAAAATTTAATCTTAAACCCCAGTGAAGAGTTTTTAAAGCTAACCGGTATTTATAGCAAGGTAACTATTAAAAATTTGGCTATTGCGCATAACTCCTATCAACAAACTATGCTGGCTACACTGGGTAACGAACAAGTAGTTGCCGCCATTAAACTTAGTTTAGCCCGCAAACCTTTAGGGGTGGTGATAGATTACAACGGCTCGGCACGGATTAACAGTATCGACCGAGAATTTTTAAAAGATTTAGGCATTAAAAGTGTTACCATTAACCATCAGTTAGGCCGCTTTGCACACGATATTATCCCCGAAGGTGAAAACTTAGAGCCGGCCCGCAAGTTATTAGAGCGCGAACATCAAAATGATAGCGATTACCTGCTGGGTTTTTGCCCCGATTGCGATGGCGACCGCGGTAACTTAGTTTATTACGATGAGGCCAAACAGCAAGCCGTTACGATGGGCGCACAATTAGTTTTTGCTTTAAGTGTGTTAAGCGAGCTGGCTTATCTTAGTTACCTTAACACCGAAATGACTAAAGTGGCCGTTGTAGCTAACTGCGCTACCAGCCTGCGTATAAACGCTATTTGCACGGCCTTTGGGGTTAAATTATTTACCACCGAAACCGGCGAGGCTAATGTGGTAGGCAAAGCTGCCGCCCTGCGTGAAGAAGGTTATACCGTGCGCATTTTGGGTGAAGGCAGTAATGGCGGCAATATAACCTACCCTAACGTTATCCGCGACCCTTTAAGCACCTTGTGCAGCCTTATTAAATTATTGGCTGTGCCGCAGCTTTATCAGCTGTGGTGTACCGCCAGCGGGCAAAGTTATGAGGCCCACTTTACCTTAGCCGATATTATTGCCGGCCTGCCTAACTACAGCACCACCAGCATAGCCAGCGCCGAGAACATGTTACAAGTTAAAAGCAGCCCCAAATTAAAGGCGGCTTACGAAGAGGCTTTTATCGCCCAATGGCCGCAGCTGCAAACAATTTTTACCGAGTTTGGTTATACAGTTACCAACTACCAATTTATAAATTACGAAGGGCAAACCGAGCGGGCCGGCAAAGGCAGCCGCAGCGGCGATGAAAGCGGCGGCTTGCGCACCATCTTTTATAATGAAGACATCCCGCTCGGCTTTTTTTGGCTGCGCGGCAGCAAAACAGAGCCGGTAATGCGGATAATGGTGGATATAAAAGACGGCAACCCAGCCTTACTAAGCCGGCTGCAAAGTTTTTTAACCGGCTTAATTATAGGTTAA
- a CDS encoding NUDIX hydrolase, protein MSQLIYKDISHRSIADCRIFTVDGITRQAGDGYTSEFYRINSPNWVVTVPVLAAADGDKMILVKQFRHGLGQLTTEFPSGIIEKGEEPIAAARRELLEETGYLAGKLTLLSSDSPNPALFNNTLYIFLAEDLENKGKQQLDEAERIEVLLEDKAKVIKNLGIPPCNCGSIMTNALLWYLRFTGAAK, encoded by the coding sequence ATGAGCCAGTTAATTTATAAAGATATTAGCCATAGGTCCATAGCCGATTGCCGCATTTTTACCGTAGATGGTATTACAAGGCAGGCCGGTGATGGCTATACCAGCGAGTTTTACCGCATAAACAGCCCTAACTGGGTGGTAACGGTACCGGTTTTAGCCGCTGCCGATGGTGATAAAATGATATTGGTTAAGCAGTTTAGGCACGGATTAGGGCAACTTACAACCGAGTTCCCTTCAGGGATTATCGAAAAGGGCGAAGAACCCATCGCCGCCGCCCGGCGAGAACTGCTGGAAGAAACCGGTTACTTAGCCGGCAAACTTACTTTGTTAAGCAGTGATAGCCCTAACCCGGCCCTCTTTAATAATACCCTGTATATTTTTTTGGCCGAAGATTTAGAGAACAAAGGTAAGCAGCAATTAGATGAGGCTGAACGCATAGAGGTACTGCTAGAAGATAAAGCTAAAGTCATTAAAAACTTAGGCATACCGCCATGCAACTGCGGCTCTATTATGACGAATGCTTTATTATGGTACCTGCGGTTTACGGGAGCGGCCAAATAA